One Sphingomonas sp. SUN039 genomic window carries:
- a CDS encoding strawberry notch family protein, translating to MIDLFETAALADIQAGDLILAHLADKGSIDRPALNAVMCDAFGGGNADGRWTQRDSFELLEHGVARHLVANVSPVVGVDDVRRAIAFARCLPTQTVRSEDQLEWQQFSTPVDIAALVALLAQANPDDVVLEPSAGNGLLVAQLPAVAALQLNELAHERRRRLPHVFPSATLTGHDGAMLASTMARAARPSLILMNPPFSRSLGLGADALAAVRHLQAALGRLRRGGRLVAIMPDWFKPSAKLHDVYAAVLKGTSVRNCLILHGCYGKHGTGIDVRVYVIDKLEGLSETATLCRSSLDAVLDGVTLHARPACADEPASPRPAVRTSGIGLFRAVKSTPAPVAPSFRAAVANNVLPVAYTALDEPAPTGTQAGDYLPYRPSRVIFDSAGDHPTPLVESVAMGSIAAPIPHYVPSLPERCVSARLLSAAQLETVVYAGDAWTRQLPGSFVPDKEGVGLDIADDGRRYREGYFLGDGTGAGKGRQIAACILDQWLKGRRRAIWVSKNEALLDDARRDWTAIGGLAGNVQSLSSWKIDAPITLDQGVLFVSYPTLRSQRQDCSRLQQLLDWAGPAFDGVIAFDEAHEMGGVAGGQGALGKTKGSLQGIAGVLLQNHLPDARVLYASATGASDINNLAYAVRLGLWGPSTAFATREAFIMSIRAGGIAAMELVARDLKATGRYAARALSFAGVEYHILRHDLTPEQIAIYNIYADAWAIIHRNMESALEITNVVDALENKTLNSGAKAAARSRFESTKQRFFGQVLLSMKLPTVLRSAEAHLAEDKSVVMQLVTTAESVLDRRLGTMTPEERADLDVDLSPREAVIDYLARAFPVRQMEMYVDDTGEAHSRPMSDEAGNPVHNPDAEARRDALIEHICGLPPIKPALDAVIGHFGPEAVAEVTGRTRRIVEGPGGQQRLESRSARAGQADAAAFMRGDKRVLVFSDAGGTGRSYHASFDVLNRQQRVHLLLEPGWRADRAIQGLGRTHRTHQASAPLFRPVTTNCKGELRFTSTIARRLDSLGALTRGQRQTGGQNLFDPADNLESDYAKAALVSWFHLLNAGKLTSTTMAHFMEVSGLELLDSDGVLKEDLPPIQRWLNRLLALRIDLQNTIFDEFLGLVERRIAAARDAGTLDIGVETILVDRATVLEDRLLRTDSASGATTHLLTIEIARKRLAIGLARIQAVAAGEAEAEYLCNTKSGRIALKLPARSFVDEEGAFLKRVALQRPTRCEHMLASDLAESAWESIDVARFDRLWAEEVDAALAALDTETIQLATGLLLPIWSALPSDHLTVNRIADNDGRSWLGRLVFDADVVKLFTKLGIEQADNLPADKIAAAALRGEPVSLVRPFEMTLARRRVNGELRLELSGAPADRVPWLKSLGCFTEIIQYRTRVFVPRETAEVVIAAVVAT from the coding sequence ATGATCGACCTCTTCGAAACCGCTGCCCTGGCCGATATCCAGGCTGGCGACCTCATTCTGGCGCATCTGGCCGACAAGGGGTCGATCGACAGACCGGCGCTCAATGCGGTGATGTGCGACGCCTTTGGCGGCGGCAATGCCGACGGCCGCTGGACCCAGCGCGACAGTTTCGAGCTCCTCGAACATGGCGTGGCCCGCCACCTCGTCGCCAATGTGAGCCCGGTCGTCGGCGTCGACGATGTCCGGCGCGCGATCGCCTTCGCCCGCTGCCTCCCGACCCAGACCGTGCGCAGCGAAGACCAGCTCGAGTGGCAACAATTCTCGACGCCGGTCGATATCGCCGCGCTGGTCGCGCTGCTCGCACAGGCAAACCCCGACGATGTCGTGCTCGAGCCGAGCGCCGGCAATGGTCTGCTCGTTGCGCAGTTGCCTGCCGTCGCCGCGCTGCAGCTCAACGAACTGGCGCATGAGCGCCGCCGCCGTCTTCCCCATGTTTTCCCGAGCGCCACCCTTACCGGTCACGACGGCGCGATGCTGGCCTCGACAATGGCACGCGCGGCGCGTCCGTCGCTGATCCTGATGAACCCGCCCTTTTCGCGATCGCTGGGTCTTGGTGCCGACGCGCTTGCAGCGGTCCGTCACCTCCAGGCCGCGCTCGGTCGGCTGCGCCGCGGCGGCCGGCTCGTGGCGATCATGCCCGACTGGTTCAAACCTTCGGCCAAGCTGCACGACGTCTATGCCGCCGTGCTTAAGGGAACCAGCGTGCGCAACTGCCTCATTCTGCACGGCTGCTATGGCAAGCACGGAACCGGCATCGATGTACGGGTCTACGTCATCGACAAGCTCGAAGGCCTGAGCGAAACCGCCACGCTCTGCCGGTCGTCGCTCGACGCCGTGCTCGATGGCGTCACGCTCCACGCGCGTCCGGCATGCGCCGACGAACCGGCATCGCCACGACCGGCCGTCCGGACCAGCGGCATCGGCCTGTTCCGGGCAGTGAAATCGACCCCGGCCCCGGTCGCGCCGAGCTTTCGCGCTGCGGTTGCCAACAATGTTTTACCGGTCGCCTATACTGCGCTCGATGAGCCCGCGCCGACCGGCACACAGGCCGGGGATTATCTTCCCTATCGTCCGAGCCGGGTCATCTTCGACAGTGCCGGCGATCATCCGACGCCGCTGGTCGAATCCGTGGCGATGGGATCGATCGCGGCCCCGATCCCGCACTATGTACCGTCGCTGCCCGAGCGTTGCGTCAGTGCGCGGCTGTTGTCGGCCGCCCAGCTCGAAACCGTCGTTTATGCCGGCGATGCCTGGACCCGCCAGCTGCCCGGCAGCTTCGTGCCCGACAAGGAAGGCGTCGGTCTCGACATTGCCGATGACGGACGCCGCTACCGCGAAGGCTATTTTCTGGGCGACGGGACCGGGGCGGGCAAAGGTCGCCAGATTGCCGCCTGCATCCTCGACCAATGGCTTAAAGGTCGCCGTCGCGCGATCTGGGTGTCGAAAAACGAAGCGTTGCTCGACGATGCCCGGCGCGACTGGACGGCGATCGGCGGGCTTGCCGGCAATGTCCAGTCGCTTTCGAGCTGGAAGATCGACGCACCGATCACGCTCGATCAAGGTGTGCTGTTCGTGTCCTATCCGACGCTGCGCTCGCAGCGTCAGGATTGCAGCCGCTTGCAGCAACTGCTCGACTGGGCAGGCCCCGCCTTCGACGGTGTGATCGCCTTCGACGAAGCGCATGAAATGGGCGGCGTCGCTGGTGGGCAGGGTGCGCTCGGCAAGACCAAGGGCTCGCTCCAGGGCATTGCCGGCGTGCTGCTCCAGAACCATTTGCCAGACGCGCGCGTTCTTTACGCTTCGGCAACCGGTGCCTCGGACATCAACAATCTGGCCTATGCGGTGCGCCTGGGTCTTTGGGGCCCCTCGACGGCCTTTGCCACGCGCGAGGCGTTCATCATGTCGATCCGCGCCGGCGGGATCGCGGCGATGGAACTGGTCGCGCGCGATCTTAAAGCGACCGGGCGCTATGCGGCGCGCGCGCTCAGCTTTGCCGGCGTCGAATATCACATCCTGCGCCACGATCTGACGCCTGAGCAGATCGCGATCTACAATATTTATGCCGATGCCTGGGCGATCATCCATCGCAACATGGAATCCGCGCTCGAAATCACCAACGTGGTCGATGCGCTCGAGAACAAGACGCTCAACAGCGGCGCCAAGGCGGCGGCGCGGTCGCGTTTCGAGTCGACCAAGCAGCGCTTCTTCGGGCAGGTGCTCCTGTCGATGAAGCTGCCGACGGTGCTGCGCAGCGCCGAGGCCCATCTCGCCGAAGATAAATCGGTGGTGATGCAGCTTGTCACCACCGCAGAATCGGTGCTCGACCGGCGTCTCGGGACGATGACACCCGAGGAACGCGCCGACCTCGATGTCGATCTCAGCCCCCGTGAAGCGGTCATCGACTATCTCGCCCGGGCCTTTCCGGTGCGCCAGATGGAGATGTACGTCGATGACACCGGCGAAGCGCATTCGCGGCCGATGTCCGACGAGGCCGGAAACCCCGTGCACAACCCCGATGCCGAGGCCCGGCGCGATGCGCTGATCGAACACATCTGCGGCCTACCGCCGATCAAACCCGCGCTCGATGCGGTGATCGGCCATTTCGGGCCCGAGGCCGTCGCCGAAGTGACGGGCCGGACGCGACGCATCGTGGAGGGGCCGGGTGGCCAACAGCGGCTTGAGAGCCGCTCGGCACGGGCAGGGCAAGCCGATGCCGCTGCCTTCATGCGCGGCGACAAGCGCGTCCTCGTCTTCTCCGATGCGGGCGGCACCGGGCGGTCCTATCATGCGAGTTTCGATGTGCTCAACCGGCAGCAGCGCGTCCATCTGCTGCTCGAGCCGGGCTGGCGCGCCGATCGCGCGATCCAGGGGCTGGGGCGCACGCATCGCACGCATCAGGCGTCTGCCCCGTTGTTCCGTCCCGTCACGACCAACTGCAAGGGCGAGCTGCGTTTCACCTCGACGATCGCGCGCCGGCTGGACAGTCTGGGCGCGCTGACGCGCGGCCAGCGCCAGACCGGCGGGCAGAATCTGTTCGACCCGGCGGACAATCTTGAAAGCGACTATGCCAAGGCGGCGCTCGTAAGCTGGTTTCACCTGTTGAACGCAGGCAAGCTGACCTCGACGACGATGGCGCATTTCATGGAGGTGAGCGGTCTCGAGCTGCTCGACAGCGACGGCGTCCTGAAGGAGGATCTGCCGCCGATCCAGCGCTGGCTCAACCGGTTGCTGGCGCTCCGCATAGACCTCCAGAACACGATCTTCGACGAGTTCCTGGGACTCGTCGAACGCCGTATTGCGGCGGCGCGCGACGCGGGGACGCTCGACATCGGAGTCGAGACCATTCTCGTCGATCGCGCGACCGTCCTCGAGGATCGGTTGCTGCGCACCGACAGCGCCAGCGGCGCGACGACGCATTTGCTGACGATCGAGATTGCGCGCAAACGATTGGCGATCGGGCTGGCGCGTATCCAGGCAGTCGCCGCGGGCGAGGCCGAAGCCGAATATCTGTGCAATACCAAGTCGGGGCGCATCGCGCTCAAGCTGCCCGCCCGCTCGTTCGTCGACGAGGAAGGGGCTTTCCTGAAGCGCGTCGCGCTGCAGCGGCCGACACGCTGCGAACATATGCTGGCGAGCGACCTTGCCGAGAGCGCCTGGGAATCCATCGACGTCGCGCGTTTCGACCGGCTCTGGGCCGAGGAAGTCGATGCAGCTCTGGCGGCGCTCGACACCGAGACGATCCAGCTGGCGACCGGCCTTCTCCTGCCGATCTGGTCGGCGCTGCCTTCGGATCATCTGACCGTCAATCGCATTGCCGACAATGATGGGCGTAGCTGGCTCGGCCGCCTTGTCTTCGACGCCGATGTCGTGAAACTCTTCACCAAGCTCGGGATCGAACAGGCCGACAACCTGCCCGCCGACAAGATCGCGGCGGCGGCCCTGCGCGGCGAACCGGTGTCGCTCGTCCGCCCGTTCGAGATGACGCTGGCACGGCGGCGGGTGAATGGCGAACTGCGGCTCGAACTCAGCGGCGCGCCCGCCGACCGTGTGCCCTGGCTCAAGTCCCTCGGGTGTTTCACCGAAATCATCCAGTACCGGACGCGCGTGTTCGTGCCGCGCGAGACAGCCGAGGTCGTGATCGCCGCCGTTGTTGCAACCTGA
- a CDS encoding toprim domain-containing protein yields the protein MRLTAYRPTAELVRLVDALGGSWSGYRALCRCPAHADKTPSLSVRQGDRNILVHCFAGCDSIDVLREMARIARLPSAYAVDRRDHEDRPNANVRRLWDEGVDVSGTLAARYLERRAIENRFAALRFHPRCPKGKKPNTVFAPALMVAATTDAELLAIQRIFLAFDGTALEKLMIGRPGAASWRGLAPVDGRLAIAEGFETAARFTMRTGIPCWASLGAARLPLIALPAELTELVIAEDDDAEGRAAGKRAWHAYARPGLAIRRMPPPRRAGALGDNDWARLD from the coding sequence ATGCGCCTCACCGCTTACCGTCCGACCGCCGAACTCGTCCGCCTGGTCGATGCGCTCGGGGGCAGTTGGTCGGGCTATCGCGCACTTTGCCGCTGTCCGGCCCATGCCGACAAGACGCCGAGCCTGTCGGTGCGCCAGGGTGATCGCAATATTCTCGTTCACTGTTTTGCCGGGTGCGACAGCATCGACGTCTTGCGTGAGATGGCGCGCATTGCGCGCCTGCCGTCGGCGTACGCCGTCGATCGCCGCGATCATGAGGACCGTCCGAACGCCAATGTCCGCCGCTTGTGGGATGAAGGCGTCGACGTCTCGGGCACGCTTGCCGCCCGCTATCTCGAGCGGCGTGCCATCGAAAATCGTTTTGCGGCGCTGCGCTTTCACCCGCGCTGTCCCAAAGGGAAAAAACCCAACACGGTATTTGCGCCAGCCCTTATGGTGGCCGCCACGACCGACGCCGAGCTGCTCGCGATCCAGCGCATCTTTCTGGCTTTCGATGGGACCGCCCTCGAGAAATTGATGATCGGTCGTCCCGGTGCCGCCAGCTGGCGCGGGCTCGCGCCCGTCGATGGCCGCCTGGCGATCGCCGAGGGTTTCGAAACCGCCGCGCGTTTCACCATGCGGACCGGGATCCCGTGCTGGGCATCGCTCGGCGCGGCGCGTTTGCCGCTGATCGCGCTCCCGGCCGAGCTTACCGAACTCGTGATTGCCGAGGACGACGACGCCGAGGGTCGCGCCGCGGGCAAGCGCGCCTGGCATGCCTATGCCCGTCCGGGCCTTGCCATCCGGCGCATGCCCCCGCCGCGCCGTGCCGGTGCCCTGGGCGACAATGATTGGGCAAGGCTCGACTGA
- a CDS encoding DUF6961 family protein, which yields MIEDRELWACANLLVQQHGDAARAHANKRTADLSDVGDLRGAAIWHAIADRIERLGAMITREPLN from the coding sequence ATGATCGAAGACCGCGAACTCTGGGCGTGCGCCAATCTCCTCGTGCAGCAGCACGGCGATGCGGCGCGGGCGCATGCGAACAAGCGGACGGCCGATTTGTCCGATGTCGGCGATCTCAGGGGCGCGGCCATATGGCACGCGATTGCCGATCGTATCGAGCGCCTCGGGGCGATGATAACCAGGGAACCGCTGAATTGA
- a CDS encoding DUF5818 domain-containing protein, with protein sequence MGTLHRATGLLMMARRGYELHVDGGGVWALDLTRSPKALLGRRVTVEGIRGGFDLLDVRKIESAIDR encoded by the coding sequence ATGGGGACGCTTCATCGCGCGACCGGCCTGCTGATGATGGCGCGGCGCGGCTATGAGTTGCACGTCGATGGCGGCGGGGTCTGGGCGCTTGATTTGACCCGCAGCCCCAAGGCACTGCTCGGTCGGCGCGTCACCGTCGAGGGTATACGCGGCGGCTTCGACCTGCTCGATGTCCGAAAGATCGAGAGTGCGATCGACCGGTAG